In one window of Flavobacteriales bacterium DNA:
- a CDS encoding CvpA family protein — translation MSTIDIVIVVPLIWAAYRGFKKGLIIEISSLIALGLGVWGAIHFSDYIAEIITGKVEDKYVPLASFTVTFILIVASVFVLGKILEKFINLIQLKLVNKAAGAGFGVIKVLLIISVILVIINSYDEQLNLIPQEVKDESALYYPLSDFSQTVIPALKENKMFEQVEVPSVNVDSLLIDKAIESQLH, via the coding sequence ATGAGTACCATAGATATTGTTATTGTTGTTCCACTTATTTGGGCTGCTTACAGAGGGTTTAAAAAAGGGTTGATTATTGAAATAAGTAGTTTGATTGCCCTTGGTTTAGGCGTATGGGGGGCGATTCATTTTTCTGATTATATTGCTGAAATTATTACTGGTAAAGTAGAGGATAAATATGTTCCCTTAGCTTCATTTACAGTCACCTTTATTTTAATTGTCGCAAGTGTTTTTGTTTTAGGTAAAATTTTGGAAAAGTTTATTAATTTAATTCAATTAAAATTGGTAAATAAAGCTGCTGGAGCTGGTTTTGGTGTAATAAAAGTGCTTTTAATAATTAGTGTGATTTTGGTCATTATTAATTCTTATGACGAGCAACTCAATTTGATTCCTCAAGAAGTTAAAGATGAGTCGGCGTTGTATTATCCGCTTTCAGATTTTTCCCAAACAGTGATCCCTGCTTTAAAGGAAAACAAAATGTTTGAGCAAGTTGAGGTTCCATCTGTGAATGTAGATTCTTTACTTATAGATAAAGCAATTGAGAGTCAACTCCATTAA
- a CDS encoding DUF4837 family protein produces MKYFFVIATFIFMTLSLNSCIDDGFSELDLKEQANGAPGRIVVVLDKPYWETNLAKAIKETLGKPVETLPQQEPLFDVLIVDNSSFDQALKTNHTVLIFEVNKARKSISLNFNDPTKDIWAKGQKVYKISGGNTVDITDQYMLYAPTLINELSASAITGLQEEYKKGYNKAIKEELEITMDLSMNVPNTMKVAENFNELIWMQQIRSKHSDGLNHEIQQGLLVYTYPFIDDSTFTLEYQLNKRDSVLKKYIHGEKEGTYMATERSPSFYPEYVEKEYNENYVFEMKGLWKMENSLMGGPFISVSQVDKEKNRVITVEGYIFAPKFQKQPYLRELEAMIYSLDF; encoded by the coding sequence ATGAAATACTTTTTTGTTATTGCTACATTTATCTTTATGACGCTATCATTGAATAGTTGTATTGATGATGGGTTTTCCGAGCTAGATTTAAAAGAACAAGCGAATGGGGCTCCTGGTAGAATTGTGGTTGTATTAGACAAACCATACTGGGAAACGAACCTTGCTAAAGCTATCAAAGAAACTTTAGGAAAACCTGTTGAAACTTTGCCTCAACAAGAGCCTTTGTTTGATGTTTTAATTGTAGATAACTCATCTTTTGATCAAGCGTTAAAAACAAATCATACCGTTTTGATTTTTGAGGTGAATAAAGCGAGGAAATCTATCTCACTGAATTTTAATGATCCTACTAAAGATATTTGGGCAAAGGGACAGAAAGTTTATAAAATTTCGGGAGGAAATACGGTCGATATTACTGATCAGTATATGTTGTATGCTCCGACTTTGATTAATGAATTGAGTGCTTCAGCAATAACAGGTTTGCAAGAAGAATATAAGAAAGGGTATAACAAAGCAATAAAAGAGGAACTAGAGATTACTATGGATTTATCGATGAATGTTCCCAACACTATGAAAGTAGCAGAAAACTTTAATGAGTTAATCTGGATGCAACAAATACGATCAAAACATTCAGACGGTCTAAATCATGAAATTCAACAAGGTTTATTGGTTTATACCTATCCGTTTATTGATGATAGTACTTTTACATTAGAATATCAATTGAATAAAAGAGATAGTGTTCTTAAAAAGTATATCCATGGTGAGAAAGAGGGTACTTATATGGCTACAGAGCGATCACCTAGTTTTTATCCAGAATATGTTGAGAAAGAGTATAATGAGAATTATGTTTTTGAAATGAAAGGCCTTTGGAAAATGGAAAATAGTTTAATGGGAGGCCCATTTATTAGTGTGAGTCAAGTTGACAAAGAAAAAAATAGAGTCATTACTGTTGAGGGGTATATTTTTGCTCCAAAATTTCAAAAACAACCCTATTTAAGAGAATTGGAAGCCATGATTTATTCATTAGATTTTTAA